The genomic window CCTGGCGCACTTGGACGAACGTGCCTTCCACCACTTGGGCACGCTCAGTCGTCTCTACCTGGGCTGCAACGAACTCTCATCCTTCTCTTTCAACCACCTGCATGGGCTGGGCGCTGCCCACCTGCGTATTCTGGATCTGTCCTCCAACCACATAGAACGCACCCCTGTGCCTGACCTGGCTGCGCTGCCTGCCTTTCTCAAGAATGGCCTTTACCTGCACAACAACCCGTTACCTTGTGACTGCCGTCTCTACCACCTGCTGCGACGCTGGCACCAGCGGGGGCTCAGCGCCGTGAGCGACTTTGCTCGCGAGTACACCTGCCAGGCCTTCAAGGTACCCGCCTCCCGCGTGCGCTTCTTTGCGCACAGCCGTATCTTCGAGAACTGCTCCGTGGCCCTGGCTCAGGACCTGGAGCGGCCAGAAGAGCAGCTGCACGTGCAGGTGGGGCGGTCCCTGCGGCTACACTGCAACACCAGTGCCCCAGCCCTGCGCGTGGCCTGGGTCTCCCCGCAGCACGAGCTGCTCGTGGCACCAGGATCTCGCAATGGCAGCATCGCCGTGCTGGCCGATGGCAGCCTGGCCATCAGGAGTGTGCAGCCGTGGCACGAGGGTGTCTTTGTGTGCCTGGCCACTGGGCCCCGCCTGCCTCACAACCAGACGCACGAGTACAACGTGAGCGTGGCCTTTCCCCACCCGGAGCCCAACGCTTTCAACACCGGCTTCACCACGCTGCTGGGCTGCGCTGTGGGCCTGACGCTCGTGCTCCTCTACCTGTTCGCGCCCCCCTGCCCTGGCTGCCGCCGCTGCTACCTCCGCACCTGCCGCTGCTGCCACCGCTGCCGCCGCTGGCCCCAAACACCCAGCCCGCTCCGGGAGCTGAGCGCACAGTCCTCGGTGCTCAGCACCACGCCACCCGACGCACCCAGCCGCAAAGCCAGTGTCCACAAGCACGTGGTCTTTCTGGAGCCTGGCAGGAGGGGCTTCAATGGTCGTGTGCAGCTAGCAGTAGCTGAAGACTTCGACCTCTACAATCCCTCGGGCCTGCGGCTCAAGGCCAGCTCCGAGTCCACTAGCTCCACAGCCTCTGAAGGTCTGGTGATGACCTAGGCTGCCCATGGCCCCCACTGAGGCCGCTGCCTGCCCACTGCTTGCCCTGCACCCAGCTGCTGCCCTAACGAACAACTGCCAGCTGCTGGTGGGAAGCCCTAGGCTTGGTCCTCCAGCCTCCCTCAGGGACCCCCTCACTGGCAGAGCAGTTCAGGTCCCCTACCTCTCTCCTGCTTCTCCCCATCACCGGGACCTAGCAGGGCCTACGTGTGCCCACGAGGATTGGAACCAAGGCCCAGCTGGAAGAGCCCTTGC from Capricornis sumatraensis isolate serow.1 chromosome 10, serow.2, whole genome shotgun sequence includes these protein-coding regions:
- the AMIGO3 gene encoding amphoterin-induced protein 3 → MARLVLQSTLLCLLRVTLGTQDSDSFLPREPHNCPHKCVCAADLLDCAGLGLREVPVTLPAAAADLDLSHNGLQRLPPGWLAPLSRLRALHLNHNELEALGRGVFTNASAGLRLLDLSSNALRALGRHDLDGLGALETLFLFNNHLAHLDERAFHHLGTLSRLYLGCNELSSFSFNHLHGLGAAHLRILDLSSNHIERTPVPDLAALPAFLKNGLYLHNNPLPCDCRLYHLLRRWHQRGLSAVSDFAREYTCQAFKVPASRVRFFAHSRIFENCSVALAQDLERPEEQLHVQVGRSLRLHCNTSAPALRVAWVSPQHELLVAPGSRNGSIAVLADGSLAIRSVQPWHEGVFVCLATGPRLPHNQTHEYNVSVAFPHPEPNAFNTGFTTLLGCAVGLTLVLLYLFAPPCPGCRRCYLRTCRCCHRCRRWPQTPSPLRELSAQSSVLSTTPPDAPSRKASVHKHVVFLEPGRRGFNGRVQLAVAEDFDLYNPSGLRLKASSESTSSTASEGLVMT